One Arachis hypogaea cultivar Tifrunner chromosome 2, arahy.Tifrunner.gnm2.J5K5, whole genome shotgun sequence genomic window, CTCACTTCGTCTTTGCTGGTCTTCGCTTTGTCAGCACCCAGGTGAGTGACTCCTCTATTTTATCTTCTCTGTTTCATCTTCTATGTTAGAAATTAGAATGTATGGTTTTGATTCCAGAACGCTTAATGTTGATGTTTTTGTGTTTTGCTGTTTTGTAATCGTTAATTTGTTACTCTGTTTTGGTGTTTTGTTAAGGCTCGAAAGTGGAAACTTACTCTATTTTGCAATATTGTTGAATGGCTGAATGCTATAGGCAAAATTGTGTTGTGTTGAATAGCTGAATGCTGTAGGCACTAGACAGAATTGTGTTGTGTTAAATGGCTGAATGATGTAGGCAGATATGGTCTTGTGTTGTGGTTAAGAATATGATGTTAATTTTCATTGTGTTTGGCTCTTACTTTAGGTTAAGAACATGGTTAATTTTCACgctgttaattttcattgttaattttcattgtgtTATGGCTGTTATTAATTTcagttatggaaaatagtattaatcaagaagcaacTGTTGATAACAATGTTTCTGTGAATAATAACATGCCTGTCGATCCTCCTATTTCGAATGATGATGCTGCTAATCCTAATTCCCATAGTGCTAACGATAGTCAGTCACAAGGTTCTTCTAACCTATGGAAAAAAATAGATTTAGCTTGGAAATATGTTGCTCTATAAACGGTGAATGGAAAACCACAATATCAATGTTTATTTTGTCTACAAGTTTTCAATGAAGGTGAAATTCACAGGATGAAGAAACATCTAGCAAAGATTACTGGAGACGTGAAAAAATGTCCTAAAGTTCCATATGATGTGAAAAAACAGATGGAAAGTTTGTTGAAAGAAATTCAGaccaacaaaaagaaaagaaaagtaagttTTGGTGAAGAGGGTGGTGATGAGGTAGAGGATGCAATTGATGAGGCAATAGctcaagaagaatagaaacagcAGCGTACTTCGAGTCAGCAAGGAGTTGGaggtgatccaaagaaaaaagccaAAGTCATTCCTCCTATGTTTGTACCAAGAACAACTCCAGGAGCTCAACCAAGTATTAAAAGTGTTTTGCAAAACAAAGAGGCGATATACGAGGTTGATAAACGGTTTGCTCGGTGGCTTTTGGATTGTAAAATTCCGTTTAATGCTGTGATAACGCCATTTTTCTAGATATTATCAACTCAAGATGGGACAAGCATTTGAAGAAAGATCTTCATGCCGCAGCTTACTTCCTGAATCCTAAattcttttttaatgaaaattataaAGAAGCACCTGATGTCATGTGAGGTTTGCTTGATCTTGTTACCTTGTATTGCAAGTATAACAATTTGGATTCAGTTCAGGCAATGAAAGAAATACATTTATATAGAGATCGGAAGGAAAGTTTTGATAGACAAGAAGCTATTCGAGCTGCATCTGAACTTATGCTTGGTAAGAATATGGCTGaatatttgtttaattaataGTAACTTCTTTTAGGCTCCTATGTTCTTAATTGATATCTTCTAATATGTTATGGTTTTATAATTGGTAGATGAATGGTGGAGGTTATTCGGAGGCTCTGCTCAATGTTTACAAAAGATAGCTGTTCGCATTCTTAGCCAAGCATCTGCTTCTTTTGGGTGTGAGAGAAATTGGAGTCTTTTTTTACCAGAttcatacaaaaagaagaaatagattgGAGTATGATAGACTGAATGACATTGTTTATATTACCTATAATTTGCGTCTTAAATCCAGGTAATATATGTTTCATGAAATATCATATTGTTTCATTTGTAATCTTTATcataacaaatttgtaaattattaaatcttcatatattgtatttaactttttaggaaggaaaaagaaaaaagaaagcaaaagacacAATTTGATGCAATTAATTATGAAAGCATCAGTCAAGTTGACTTTTGGGTGACTGAAGAGATTGTAGAGAAAGAGCCTGATCTTCCTAGTAATGTGGATGACTTATTGCGTGAGTATAGTATATGTAGTTTCTAATGATTTATTAGAATGTTGTTAGTTTATAATATAATGATAACATGTGTATTTTATTAGGtgaaattgatgctgatttaTATCAAAATGGCGGTGGTAGTAGTGGTCTTTATGCTATGCTGCATCTCTTGATTCTTCTACTCAACAGGGTGGGAATGAAGGTGAAGATCATCCCACTGACGCAGATTTGCAACAAGTTGTtgcggattttgatgattgataaaccaTGATGTGAGATTTATATTTAGATAtgtttttattactatttaacttgagtttggattttgataagatcatgtgtatttggttgatgatattttatgtagtgttttaaatttcgaaaatattttaagatttatattagattataattatattttaagatgtttatttataatttatttattattctattttaaaacgGTTTATTTGGTTGAACCACTAATTGAACCAATTAAATCAATAAATCAATAAACCAATACTCAGAACGGTCGGTTTGATGACCGATTCGGTTGAAAGGCATTTTTtaccatttatttatttaaaaaaataaaaggggagaattttctcttttatgtagATGGGGATTGAAAGATCTGAAAAGTGAATGGAGGAGAAAGGAAAAGAGGAAAATGTCAAAAGTAAAAATGAAAGAGCGTATTAAAGACTAGGGTTTCATAATTGAACAAAgtaattaatgtattttttatttatacatttattttaaaattaaattaagataactctattataatttagaattaaatactaataaataaatataatgataatagaataacaatattagaacatttaaaacttataattttaaataaatcaaattatatagataatatcaattaaattaaattaaatagtcTTGTCCTATTTATCAACTATACTaccaattaatatattaatattaaataattaatattatattaaattgtcCGAAGGGGTTTCTCCTTAATTGTGTAATACATAAACACTCTGCATCTCTCGTCAGTTTTTAGGGTTGGGAGAGCCAAGGACATTCAAGGGTGCCTTTGCCTGGCTACCCTTTGCGCCACCGGATGTTTGGCCAGCAGAGCCCCTAGCATGTGCTGACTCCGCTGCTACCATTGATTTCTTTATCTGTTGAACATataacaaataaacaaaatataattataataataataatcacaaatATTCATCTAACaggtaaaaaatataattactaGATTAAAGTGACAGAAAGAAAAAACACTTACAGCCGCTAGTCGCTCCTTGTGAATATCACTTGCAACCTGCAAAAGCACGATAAGTACAAGTCTAGAATATGACAttcaaaagaatatatatatatatatatatatatatatatatatatatatatatatatatatatatatatataaaagagatactGACAAACTACCGGTCTTTTGTAGCTTTTAATTTCATCACCACCAAATCCAGGAAGTGTCATATTCCAAGTTTTCTCTACAAAGACGAAGATGTGGAGTTAAATGTGAAATGTGCTGAAACCAAACTCCGAGCAAGAAGAAATTTTCTAATCACTAACCTAGATGTAAAAGTATGTCTTTTGCTTCCAAAGTTGTTGACTTCCGATGCTTGGCTAGGGAGCAACCAGATTTTGTTATCTATTGAAAGGATAGAAAATCATTAGTCCAAACCATATAACTAGTATTAAGAAGAGGGAAATGAATCAAGATAAAAGAAACACGAATAAATCAaagaacaataaataaataaacaaataaatcaacaataacaGATAGGCTTAACTATTGAAGTTCACTGGACACAATTAAGTTAAAGGTAATTTACTCACAGACTCTAGAAAATTTTCTGCAATATCGACAAGAATGTCTGCGACATCAGGATCCAACTTCTCAGCTGGATCAACCTGCCAATAAAGTAGAAGTGTAAATAGAGGAAACAAAAGTAACACGTTCATGAAACTAGGGATTGAACAGCCAAACAGATTTATAGTAAAATTGTCAAAATTGAAGTGCCTTGTGCCATATTGCATTCCGTAATTCAAATTTTGACTTATCCACTGAACAAAATAGAGAAACATTGCAGACCTGACTGACTAGCTCATGGATGCTTCTTTTGCTGAGAACACTATTACAAGGTTCATCAGTATCCACAGTAGCTAATCTACTTTGAATTCCTGGTTGAGCAGCAGCGAATTGAGCAGACACATGAGTTGGTTTCTGATTTCCcgggacttgtagccttgtaACCTGCTGCTGCTGAGGGACATGTGGAGCCCTTGATGGGGGAACTTGTTGCCCAAAATGCTCCTGTGATTGATTAGATGGCAAAGATGGCTGCGGCTGTGATGCTGTTGGTGTAGACTGCTGCTGCTGAGGAATGTGGGCCCTTTGCTGCAAGGACGCTGGTGGGTTCACTTGCTGTGGGTGCTGCCTATAAGAGGTTGGCAAAGGAGGCTTCCCCTGTGGTCCAGATGACAACCATGGCTGATTAAGTGACTGCATATTTTGAGGTACACTTGGAGATGGTGTTGCAGGTGTTCCCACTGATGAGGTTCTTATAAGTCCATGCCCTTGGAAGCTCTAAAGAAAACAAGACAAATTGCAAAATGACTGACCAACATTATTTTTCTGTATGTTTACATACAAAACTCAAGCATTGCAACAGAAGACATATGAA contains:
- the LOC112750408 gene encoding transcription initiation factor TFIID subunit 12 isoform X2, with product MDPEPPATAAPTTTAPTAAEPSPPQPPQPSPPPQSQPSPSPSSSSSSLPPSSSSAPPNPNPTSVQIPTTTSKPLAPSPAPLQPRHPPPSFSRNPPPQPQPPQQHQPHSHFSSLPPSSAAAPPPSPSSASPSVSAAPRGGMAIGVPAHHQSPSPPPFSSSFGQHFGGLGRTGVSVGESASNNASSQVRPPMQGMGMLGSLGSGSQMRPGGIPAHQQRPVQSSLRPPPPAQNSPTTASQSFQGHGLIRTSSVGTPATPSPSVPQNMQSLNQPWLSSGPQGKPPLPTSYRQHPQQVNPPASLQQRAHIPQQQQSTPTASQPQPSLPSNQSQEHFGQQVPPSRAPHVPQQQQVTRLQVPGNQKPTHVSAQFAAAQPGIQSRLATVDTDEPCNSVLSKRSIHELVSQVDPAEKLDPDVADILVDIAENFLESITKSGCSLAKHRKSTTLEAKDILLHLEKTWNMTLPGFGGDEIKSYKRPVVCCK
- the LOC112750408 gene encoding transcription initiation factor TFIID subunit 12 isoform X1; the protein is MDPEPPATAAPTTTAPTAAEPSPPQPPQPSPPPQSQPSPSPSSSSSSLPPSSSSAPPNPNPTSVQIPTTTSKPLAPSPAPLQPRHPPPSFSRNPPPQPQPPQQHQPHSHFSSLPPSSAAAPPPSPSSASPSVSAAPRGGMAIGVPAHHQSPSPPPFSSSFGQHFGGLGRTGVSVGESASNNASSQVRPPMQGMGMLGSLGSGSQMRPGGIPAHQQRPVQSSLRPPPPAQNSPTTASQSFQGHGLIRTSSVGTPATPSPSVPQNMQSLNQPWLSSGPQGKPPLPTSYRQHPQQVNPPASLQQRAHIPQQQQSTPTASQPQPSLPSNQSQEHFGQQVPPSRAPHVPQQQQVTRLQVPGNQKPTHVSAQFAAAQPGIQSRLATVDTDEPCNSVLSKRSIHELVSQVDPAEKLDPDVADILVDIAENFLESITKSGCSLAKHRKSTTLEAKDILLHLEKTWNMTLPGFGGDEIKSYKRPVASDIHKERLAAIKKSMVAAESAHARGSAGQTSGGAKGSQAKAPLNVLGSPNPKN